From Passer domesticus isolate bPasDom1 chromosome 8, bPasDom1.hap1, whole genome shotgun sequence, a single genomic window includes:
- the SLC35G1 gene encoding solute carrier family 35 member G1 has product MVLSQGGEGDGAPAAGGQEPEVPPGREDGPGAVQPCPAPGVEAAGAEERRACGCCSGMSWPFCCEAPGAKKKARCPGLGLFYTMLSAFLFSVASLFIKKIEDIHSVEVSAFRCVFQMAFVIPGLIYYKTGFLGPKGKRIFLFFRGFLGSVAMVLLYYAYQVMPLADATVITFTSPVFTSLLAWIFLKEKYTLWDVLFTLFAVAGVILIARPPFLFGSRVTGIEGSYSDHVKGTVAAIVSTFSAASTIVILRKVGKSVHYFLSIWYYAVIGLIGCVIALFILNEWRLPHCGKDRVFLILIGLLGLGGQVFLTKALQIEKAGPVSIMRTMDVVFAFILQVLFLNHLPTWWTVGGALCVVASSSGTVIRKWRHSVKKAKQRGL; this is encoded by the exons ATGGTGCTGTCTCAGGGCGGAGAGGGCGACGGTGCCCCGGCAGCGGGCGGGCAGGAGCCGGAGGTGCCGCCGGGCCGGGAGGACGGGCCGGGCGCGGTGCAGCCGTGCCCGGCGCCCGGCGTCGAGGCGGCGGGTGCCGAGGAGCGCCGCGCTTGTGGCTGCTGCTCGGGCATGTCCTGGCCGTTCTGCTGCGAGGCGCCGG GGGCCAAGAAGAAAGCTAGGTGCCCAGGACTTGGTCTGTTTTATACCATGCTGTCTGCCTTCCTTTTCTCAGTGGCCTccttgtttattaaaaaaatagaagataTCCATTCAGTGGAAGTGAGTGCATTTCGATGTGTTTTCCAAATGGCATTTGTCATTCCTGGTTTAATATACTACAA aacaGGGTTTTTGGGACCAAAAGGcaaaagaatttttcttttctttcgaGGATTCCTTGGCTCTGTTGCAATGGTTCTTCTCTACTACGCTTACCAAGTCATGCCACTAGCTGATGCCACTGTTATAACTTTTACCAGTCCTGTTTTTACGTCATTGCTGGCATGGATCTTTCTCAAAGAGAAATACACCCTTTGGGATGTTCTGTTTACTCTCTTTGCAGTCGCTGGAGTGATTCTTATTGCCAGACCACCATTTCTGTTTGGCTCACGTGTTACAGGGATTGAAGGAAGTTACTCAGATCACGTTAAAGGAACTGTAGCAGCGATTGTAAGCACCTTTTCTGCAGCTTCAACTATTGTTATACTAAGGAAGGTGGGAAAGTCTGTGCATTATTTTTTGTCAATTTGGTATTATGCAGTCATTGGATTAATTGGATGTGTTATAGCATTGTTTATTTTGAATGAATGGCGTTTACCACATTGTGGTAAAGATAGGGTTTTTCTAATATTAATAGGCTTGTTAGGGTTGGGGGGTCAGGTATTTCTCACAAAAGCATTACAGATAGAGAAAGCTGGACCTGTATCAATAATGAGAACAATGGATGTggtgtttgcttttattttacaaGTTCTTTTTCTCAATCATCTGCCAACTTGGTGGACTGTGGGTGGTGCCCTTTGTGTAGTAGCCAGTAGTTCTGGAACTGTCATTCGTAAGTGGAGACACAGTGTGAAAAAAGCTAAACAGAGGGGACTCTAA